Proteins encoded within one genomic window of Brassica rapa cultivar Chiifu-401-42 chromosome A09, CAAS_Brap_v3.01, whole genome shotgun sequence:
- the LOC103847824 gene encoding protein indeterminate-domain 5, chloroplastic — MAASSSSAASFFGVQQDDQSHILPPNSSATAPPLLTHHQPPQSQQPLDAPPQKKKRNQPRTPNSDAEVIALSPKTLMATNRFICEVCNKGFQREQNLQLHRRGHNLPWKLKQKSTKEVKRKVYLCPEPTCVHHDPSRALGDLTGIKKHYYRKHGEKKWKCEKCSKRYAVQSDWKAHSKTCGTKEYRCDCGTLFSRRDSFITHRAFCDALAQESARHPTSLTSLPSHHFPYGQNTNNSNNTSSMILGLSHMGPSQNLDHQSGDRLRLGSSGGGGAGAASRSSSDLIAANASGYFMQEQNPSFHDQQDHHHQGFLAASNNIKPSPMNFQQSLMQFSHDNHNCPSSNVFNLSFLSGRNGVASATSNPNAAAVSSGNLMISNNFDGENAVRGGGGEGEGSTGLFPNNLMTSADRISTGAVPSLFSSSMQNPNSTTHMSATALLQKAAQIGSSSSNNNNSNNASSILRSFGSGMYGESESSLNDLMNSFSNPGATGNNVNRVDSPFGSYGGVNKGLNADKQSMTRDFLGVGQIVRSMSESGGFQQQQQQHGNSTERVGSSSDSADRNSINVNPGGGPASSPPYGIHRASF; from the exons ATGGCTGCTTCTTCATCCTCTGCTGCTTCCTTCTTTGGAGTTCAACAAGATGATCAATCTCACATTCTTCCTCCTAATTCCTCCGCAACCGCTCCTCCTCTTCTTACTCACCACCAGCCACCGCAGTCTCAGCAGCCCCTTGATGCTCCACCgcagaaaaagaagagaaaccaACCAAGAACTCCAA ATTCCGATGCAGAAGTGATAGCTTTGTCTCCAAAGACACTAATGGCTACAAACAGATTCATATGTGAAGTATGCAACAAAGGGTTTCAAAGAGAACAGAACCTACAACTTCACCGAAGAGGACACAATCTTCCATGGAAACTTAAGCAGAAATCGACCAAAGAAGTGAAGAGGAAAGTGTATCTTTGTCCGGAGCCCACGTGCGTCCACCATGACCCGTCACGTGCTCTCGGAGACCTCACCGGAATCAAAAAACATTATTACCGAAAACACGGTGAAAAGAAGTGGAAATGTGAGAAATGTTCTAAGCGTTACGCTGTTCAATCGGATTGGAAAGCTCACTCCAAGACTTGTGGTACCAAAGAATATCGTTGCGACTGTGGTACACTATTCTCCCG GCGAGACAGTTTCATTACACACAGAGCCTTTTGTGACGCGTTGGCTCAAGAGAGTGCGAGGCACCCAACTTCTTTGACTTCTTTGCCAAGTCACCACTTTCCATACGGACAAAATACCAACAACTCCAACAATACTTCAAGCATGATCCTTGGTTTGTCCCACATGGGGCCCTCACAGAATCTTGATCATCAGTCCGGCGACCGTCTCCGACTCGGAAGCAGCGGAGGAGGAGGTGCAGGAGCCGCCTCACGCTCTTCCTCCGATCTCATTGCTGCAAATGCTTCGGGTTACTTCATGCAAGAGCAAAACCCTAGCTTTCATGATCAACAAGACCATCATCACCAAGGGTTTTTGGCTGCAAGCAATAACATCAAGCCATCACCAATGAATTTTCAACAAAGTCTGATGCAGTTCTCACATGATAACCATAACTGTCCTTCCTCCAATGTCTTCAATCTCAGCTTCCTCTCTGGACGCAATGGAGTTGCTTCTGCTACAAGCAACCCTAATGCTGCTGCTGTTTCATCTGGCAATCTTATGATTTCTAACAATTTTGATGGGGAAAATGCTGTTCGAggcggaggaggagaaggagaaggaagtACAGGTCTCTTCCCTAACAATCTGATGACCTCGGCGGACAGAATCAGCACAGGAGCAGTGCCTTCACTCTTTAGCTCATCAATGCAAAATCCCAATTCAACAACTCACATGTCAGCCACTGCTCTTCTTCAGAAAGCTGCTCAAATTGGTTCAAGCTcgagcaacaacaacaatagtAACAATGCTTCATCGATTCTAAGAAGCTTTGGGAGTGGAATGTATGGAGAAAGCGAGAGTAGTCTTAATGATTTGATGAACTCATTCTCTAACCCAGGCGCAACGGGAAACAACGTTAATAGAGTAGATTCTCCGTTTGGTTCATACGGAGGAGTGAACAAAGGATTAAACGCTGATAAACAAAGCATGACCAGAGACTTTCTTGGGGTTGGACAGATCGTAAGAAGCATGAGTGAAAGCGGAGggtttcaacaacaacaacaacaacatgggAATAGTACAGAAAGAGTTGGCTCCTCCTCGGATTCCGCCGATAGAAACAGCATAAATGTGAATCCTGGTGGTGGTCCAGCAAGTTCACCACCCTATGGAATCCATCGTGCTAGTTTCTAG